From a single Calothrix sp. NIES-2098 genomic region:
- a CDS encoding ribosomal protein L11 methyltransferase, with amino-acid sequence MAKTWWELQILCEPDLEDSIFWRLEDFGCRGTAIEGKGNASLVRAYLPEFQAHLLDLAALSLWLRQDALCVGLAAPALHWQLINEEDWATSWKQYWQPEEIGDRFLINPAWLPLPETSERLVIRLDPGVAFGTGNHATTQLCLESLEMRMTDLPKALANSSLKKEPVVIADIGCGSGILSIGAVLLGAEKVYAVDTDPLAVQSTFSNRALNDISPERLVPAEGSVDILQKMIEAPVDGIVCNILAEVIIQLVPEISAIAKPTTWAIFSGILLEQSKAVADALEEHGWVIATLWKKKEWCCLNVRRS; translated from the coding sequence ATGGCAAAAACTTGGTGGGAACTACAGATTTTATGCGAGCCAGACCTAGAAGATTCTATCTTTTGGCGTTTGGAAGATTTTGGCTGTCGTGGTACAGCTATTGAAGGCAAAGGCAATGCTTCTTTAGTCAGGGCTTATTTACCGGAATTTCAAGCTCATTTACTAGATTTAGCTGCACTGTCGCTGTGGCTGCGTCAAGATGCTTTGTGCGTGGGATTAGCCGCACCTGCTTTACACTGGCAGTTAATTAATGAGGAAGATTGGGCTACTAGCTGGAAGCAATATTGGCAACCAGAGGAAATAGGCGATCGCTTTTTGATCAATCCTGCCTGGCTACCATTACCAGAAACATCAGAACGCCTAGTGATTCGCCTCGATCCAGGTGTAGCATTTGGCACTGGCAATCATGCAACAACTCAGTTGTGTCTAGAATCGCTAGAAATGCGAATGACTGACCTACCAAAAGCTTTGGCTAACTCATCTCTAAAAAAAGAGCCTGTGGTAATTGCAGATATTGGCTGCGGATCTGGTATTCTTTCGATTGGGGCAGTGTTATTAGGCGCAGAGAAAGTTTATGCCGTAGACACTGACCCTTTGGCAGTACAATCGACCTTCAGCAATCGCGCACTCAACGACATTAGTCCAGAACGCTTAGTCCCAGCAGAAGGAAGCGTAGATATATTGCAGAAAATGATTGAGGCACCAGTAGATGGGATTGTCTGCAATATTTTGGCTGAGGTAATTATTCAGTTGGTTCCCGAAATTAGCGCGATCGCCAAGCCAACCACTTGGGCGATTTTCAGTGGAATTTTACTTGAGCAATCTAAAGCCGTAGCTGATGCTTTAGAGGAACATGGTTGGGTGATTGCTACTTTGTGGAAAAAGAAAGAGTGGTGTTGTTTGAATGTGCGACGTTCTTGA
- a CDS encoding phosphoglycerate dehydrogenase, whose translation MSKVLVSDPIDQAGIDILSQVATVDVKTGLKPAELVEIIGEYDALMIRSGTRVTQEIIEAGTQLKIIGRAGVGVDNVDVPAATRHGIVVVNSPEGNTIAAAEHAIAMMLSLSRHIPDANVSVKSGVWDRKTFVGAEVYKKTIGIVGLGKIGSHVAAVAKAMGMKLLAYDPFISTERAEQIGCQLVDLDLLMQQADYITLHIPKTSETTHLINAKTLAKMKPTARIINCARGGIIDEAALAQAIKEGTIAGAALDVFESEPLGESDLRSLGKEIILTPHLGASTAEAQVNVAIDVAEQIRDVLLGLPARSAVNIPGLGPDVLEELKPYMQLAETLGNLVGQLAGGRVELLNVRLQGELATNKSQPLVVASLKGLLYQALRERVNYVNASIEAKERGIRVIETRDASVRDYAGSLHLEATGTLGTHSVTGALLGEKEIHLTDVDGFPINVPPSKYMLFTLHRDMPGIIGKLGSLLGSFNVNIASMQVGRKIVRGDAVMALSIDDPLPEGILAEITKVPGIRDAYTVTL comes from the coding sequence ATGTCCAAGGTTCTTGTCTCCGATCCTATTGACCAGGCTGGAATTGACATTCTCTCGCAAGTTGCTACTGTTGATGTCAAAACAGGTTTAAAACCAGCAGAACTGGTAGAAATCATTGGTGAATATGACGCGCTAATGATTCGTTCTGGTACGCGCGTTACCCAAGAAATTATTGAAGCTGGCACGCAGTTAAAAATTATCGGTCGTGCTGGTGTGGGTGTGGATAATGTGGATGTTCCCGCCGCCACTCGCCACGGAATTGTAGTGGTTAATTCTCCTGAAGGTAACACGATCGCAGCAGCCGAACACGCGATCGCGATGATGTTATCTCTATCTCGTCACATCCCCGATGCTAATGTGTCGGTGAAAAGCGGTGTGTGGGATCGCAAAACTTTTGTCGGCGCAGAAGTTTACAAAAAAACTATCGGTATTGTCGGGTTGGGTAAAATCGGCTCCCATGTGGCTGCTGTGGCGAAAGCGATGGGGATGAAACTCTTAGCTTACGATCCTTTCATTTCCACAGAACGAGCCGAACAAATTGGCTGTCAGTTAGTGGATTTAGATTTGCTCATGCAGCAAGCTGACTATATCACCTTACACATCCCCAAAACTTCAGAAACTACCCACTTAATCAATGCCAAAACGCTGGCAAAGATGAAACCTACTGCCCGGATTATTAACTGCGCTCGTGGTGGCATCATTGATGAAGCGGCTTTAGCGCAAGCAATCAAAGAAGGTACAATAGCTGGTGCTGCCTTAGATGTGTTCGAGTCAGAACCTTTAGGCGAATCAGATTTGCGATCGCTAGGTAAGGAAATAATCCTCACCCCTCACTTGGGAGCATCAACTGCGGAAGCACAAGTGAATGTGGCGATAGATGTTGCCGAACAAATTCGCGATGTGCTGTTAGGCTTACCCGCGCGTTCTGCCGTGAACATTCCTGGACTCGGCCCTGATGTCTTGGAAGAACTCAAACCCTACATGCAGCTTGCAGAAACTTTGGGCAACCTGGTAGGACAATTGGCTGGTGGTAGAGTAGAACTACTCAATGTTCGATTACAAGGCGAACTCGCAACTAACAAGAGTCAGCCTTTGGTAGTCGCTTCCCTCAAAGGACTGCTTTACCAAGCACTGCGGGAACGGGTAAATTACGTTAATGCCAGCATTGAAGCTAAAGAACGCGGAATTCGGGTAATTGAAACCAGAGATGCTTCTGTACGTGACTATGCAGGTTCTCTGCATTTAGAAGCTACAGGTACTTTGGGAACTCACTCTGTGACCGGCGCTTTGTTAGGCGAGAAGGAAATTCACCTAACTGACGTTGACGGTTTCCCGATTAACGTCCCTCCCAGCAAATATATGCTATTCACTCTACACCGCGATATGCCAGGAATTATCGGCAAACTCGGTTCCTTACTCGGCAGTTTTAATGTGAATATTGCCAGTATGCAGGTAGGCCGGAAAATCGTCCGGGGTGATGCAGTTATGGCTCTCAGTATCGACGATCCCTTACCTGAAGGTATTTTGGCTGAGATTACCAAGGTGCCTGGAATTCGAGACGCATATACAGTCACACTATAA
- a CDS encoding protein kinase, whose product MICCLNSSCDNPPNPDGTQFCSHCGVPLIILRHYRPIRVLGSGGFGKTYLAEDVEKFNELCVIKQFAPQIQGTGALQKATELFEQEARRLQHLGEHPQIPTLFAYFEQDNRLYLVQQFIDGENLLEELQQQGIFSEQKIQELLLDLLSILKIVHEQKVIHRDIKPQNILRRKSSQPGKGDIILIDFGASKQLSETVITHQGTTIGSFGYAALEQMQGGQAYPASDLYSLGATCFHLLTDISPWELWKQQGYGWVANWRQYLQQPVSQKLAMILDKLLQSNYEERYQSAEAVLQALKDVGKHEMPATVAFPRQISSPSPELPPTVNYQPPPLKSVDSLKPKPKLKIPLLLGGAILLLGLGGYGVWQISKALLPKTVAYEKLALAHSLTGHNGSINSLAFSDDGNTLVSGSTDKSIKIWNLQTGTLKTTLNLHSSEVNSVAISRDGKTLVSGSKDGNIKISKLPIGNLKATLFQSQNSVNSVAISPDGQTLVSGGEDKNIKTWNLQTGNLKYTLTGHTKSVMPIAISSDGQTLVSGSADNTIKIWNLATGQLKNTFSGHTKSVMSIAISPDGKTLASGSTDDTIKIWDLQTGQLKNTLAKHYYPVSALAISPDGQTLISGSWDDTIKIWNLKTGAIKTTLNGHRSSVNALAISPDGQTLVSGSSDRTIKIWRLP is encoded by the coding sequence ATGATATGTTGCCTCAACTCTTCTTGCGATAATCCTCCCAATCCTGATGGCACACAGTTTTGCTCTCACTGTGGAGTTCCCCTCATCATATTGCGTCACTATCGCCCCATCCGGGTACTGGGTAGCGGAGGATTTGGTAAAACCTACTTGGCTGAAGACGTTGAAAAATTTAATGAACTATGCGTCATTAAGCAATTTGCACCTCAAATACAGGGAACTGGCGCACTGCAAAAGGCGACGGAATTATTTGAGCAAGAAGCAAGGCGACTGCAACATTTAGGAGAACATCCACAAATCCCGACACTGTTCGCATATTTTGAGCAAGATAATCGTTTGTATTTGGTGCAGCAGTTTATCGACGGTGAGAATTTATTAGAGGAATTACAACAGCAGGGTATTTTTAGTGAGCAAAAGATTCAGGAATTGCTGCTCGATTTATTAAGTATTCTCAAAATTGTTCACGAACAGAAAGTAATTCACAGAGATATCAAGCCCCAAAATATTCTCCGTCGTAAATCGTCTCAACCAGGAAAGGGAGATATAATTCTCATCGATTTTGGTGCATCTAAACAGTTGAGTGAAACGGTAATTACTCACCAAGGAACAACCATCGGCTCTTTTGGTTATGCTGCCTTAGAACAGATGCAAGGTGGACAAGCATATCCAGCCAGTGATTTATATAGTTTAGGTGCTACTTGCTTTCATCTGCTGACTGATATCTCCCCTTGGGAATTGTGGAAGCAACAAGGGTATGGTTGGGTTGCTAATTGGCGACAGTATTTGCAGCAACCAGTCAGTCAAAAATTAGCGATGATTTTAGATAAATTGCTGCAATCAAACTATGAGGAGCGTTACCAGTCAGCAGAAGCAGTTTTACAAGCTTTGAAAGATGTGGGTAAACACGAAATGCCTGCTACAGTAGCTTTTCCTCGACAAATATCATCGCCATCGCCTGAATTACCACCGACAGTCAACTATCAACCTCCGCCATTAAAGTCTGTAGACTCACTCAAACCTAAACCAAAGTTGAAAATACCATTACTATTGGGTGGTGCTATCTTGCTGCTGGGTTTGGGAGGATATGGAGTTTGGCAAATTAGTAAAGCTTTACTACCTAAAACAGTTGCTTATGAAAAACTAGCTTTAGCTCATAGCTTAACTGGCCATAACGGCTCAATTAATTCTTTAGCATTTAGTGATGATGGTAACACTTTAGTAAGTGGCAGTACAGACAAAAGTATCAAGATTTGGAATCTGCAAACTGGTACTTTGAAAACTACTCTTAACTTACATTCTAGCGAAGTTAATTCTGTGGCTATTAGCCGTGATGGTAAAACTTTAGTTAGTGGCAGTAAAGATGGCAATATCAAAATTTCTAAATTACCAATTGGTAATTTAAAAGCTACTCTTTTTCAAAGTCAAAATTCTGTCAATTCTGTGGCGATTAGTCCTGACGGACAAACTCTAGTAAGTGGTGGTGAAGACAAGAATATTAAGACATGGAATCTGCAAACAGGAAATTTAAAATACACGCTCACTGGACATACAAAATCAGTGATGCCTATTGCTATTAGCTCAGATGGGCAAACTTTAGTCAGTGGTAGTGCAGACAATACTATCAAGATTTGGAACCTAGCAACAGGGCAGCTAAAAAATACCTTCAGTGGACACACAAAATCAGTAATGTCTATTGCTATTAGCCCAGATGGTAAGACTTTAGCAAGTGGAAGCACAGACGATACTATCAAAATTTGGGATTTGCAAACAGGGCAGTTAAAAAATACTCTTGCTAAACACTACTATCCAGTTAGTGCTTTAGCAATTAGCCCAGATGGACAGACTTTAATCAGTGGAAGTTGGGACGATACCATCAAAATTTGGAATTTAAAAACTGGTGCTATCAAAACGACTCTGAATGGGCATAGGAGTTCAGTTAATGCTTTAGCAATTAGCCCAGATGGACAGACTTTAGTAAGCGGAAGTAGCGACCGGACAATTAAAATTTGGCGATTACCTTAA